The window ctgctgtccccgccgcccgcccgctgcCCGCGGGGGTTTCCGCGGCGGGGACAGCGTCAGTGTCCGCCGGAGCACGGACACGGCCCGAGAGCCGGCCGCCATgggggcggcagcggcagcgctgGGGGGCTGCGgccgctccgccccgcccccggcccgaAACCCGCCCCTTAACCCGCCCCGTGCCGTGGCCGGAGACGCTGCCATGTACGGACAGCGCCGGTGCCGGGCGATGTACGGAGCGCCGGGGATGCGCGCAGGGTACCGGCAGCGAGCGGTGCAAGGGATGCTCGGAGCTGCGGGGATGAATGAGGGTATGGGCACCGAGAAATGCATGGAAGCCTGAGATGATCGGAGTCAGTGGGATGCTGGCAGGATACCGGCACTGAGCAATGCAAGGGATGCCTGAAGCTGCGGGATGCTCCGGTAGCACCGGGGCTCTGCGATGTCCGGCACCGGGCAATGCAGGGCACCGGCACCGAGCAAAGCAGGGATGCTTGGAGCCAGTGGGATGCACCAATGCACAGGATGCCCGGAATCGGTGGAATGCCCGGAGCCGGTAGAATGCACACACGGTATGAGCAATGCAATAGGATGCCCAGAGTCGGTGAAACCGGGAAGCACCGAGGCGTACACAAGGCGCACAAAGCCGGGCAAAGTCCTACACACGCTGGATATAGGATGGTCACCCATGGCAACACCGTATCCGCGCCAGGACATGACAgttcccccctcctcctcctgtgccccGTTCCACACCGGGAGCACCGCGCACCGGCGACAGCGAAGAGCTTCCCGCCGCCCGCGCATCCCTCGCCGCTCACCGTGTCCATCCGCGGCATGACGGCGCGGTAGCCGCCCATCTTGAAGCGGAGCAGGTTGTAGATGTCCTCGGGGTGGCCCAGCCATTTCCgcagcagctccatgggggCCGCGCTCAgaccccgccgccgccgcgcgctCCCGCCGCCACCCCCATCCGCCGCTTAACCGGGAACGGGCGGGGCCGCTGCAGCCCCGCCCCGCAGCCAATCACAGCGCTCCGCACATCGCTCGGtggggcgggcgcggcgccgATTGGCGAAGGCGCGCTCGCACCAGGGCAGCGCCAGCCAATAGGGAGGCGATGCGGCTGGTGTGACGGCCGGCGGCGGGCGCTGATTGGCTGAGGCTCGCGTCGGCATAGGCGGAGCGGGAAGGAGTCGGCGGCCCCGAACCCACTCGTGTGAGCGTGAGGCGAGCGGAGCCTCCATGGAGGCGCGGGAGGGTTGGCGTGGGAAGGGAGCGTGAAAACCTTCCAGTTCCAACcttctgccatggcagggacaccttccactatcccaggttgctccaagctccgcccagcctggccttggacacgTCATAGGGGGagaagccacagcttctctgggaattccatcccagccaccAACCCcttctcacagggaagaattccttccccgTACCCCATCTAACCCCGTGCTCTGGCAGtaggaagccattcccccttgtcccaaagtccctttccagccctcctgagtccctttaggcactgaaaggggctctgaggtctccctggagccttctccaagCTGGACACCCCCAGGTCTGAgcctgcctccacagcagaggggctccagcccttaGAGCacctccatggcctcctctggactcgcTTCCACAGTCCACACCCTTCCTGTGCTGAGAACCCAATATAtacccagctccatccccatcctTCAAAGTGCAAGATTCAgcttttggggttcttttttgtGAGTGGCTTTCTTCCAGAAGCTGGGTTTTGATCACCattgtggatcccttccaactcaggatattctgtgatacTTTGTTTTGGATAGGCACTTGGCCAACACTCTGCAGAAGGGACATTAACCACCTACTTTGGCCCCATAACGCCATTAATTCGTTTATTCAGCAATCCCATAACCTGCAACTACTCAAAGTTGTTGCAGTTCCCAAGGGAGAGGCTGTGCAAGTCTTGCCTAGGAAGcagctgccttcagcagagGTGTTTatctccagcattcccagctgatTTGCAACCCATCTTTAAATCCAGTTCCCATTAATGAGACCACTTACATAGCTAAGGAAAGTCACTGGTACCATCCTCAACAGGCAGCTGTTAACCAATTCCAGGCAGCTGGAATTTCCATGTACACCCATTTTTAACTAAGAAACTACCAAAAGGACACACTTGAGATGAACATCACTGATTCTATgtccagcttttatttttttgctcaAGTCAACAACTTATTGTTAAAATAAACTCAAATCCAAGGAGAGAGAACAGCAGCAGTTCCCACCTACTGCAGAGACACAGCTCTATTTCCAAACCTTTCTGCTTTCAGGTTTCCTTGGAGATCCCGAGTTGTATGCAACACTGCCacacactaattttttttttttaatttttacagcaaGATCTGGAATTGGCAATTTGCCACAAAGCTGAAACCTGTGGGCACAGAGATGAGCTCCAGCAAGCATTGCTGACGTATATTTTGTACATGTTGAtgtggaaggaggagggagctgtTCCTGTCAGATTACATGGGAACAGCCCCTCATGTTTAACCACACCCAgtcacagcccagcacacaggTATTCAGCTCCAAACAGAGGCAGGATTATTTAATTCCTAATTAATCAAGCTGCTTAGGCAGAGGGATATCTTCTGTTTTGCTGACTCCTCCGGGATCAAGGGACAGGGTCACTTCAGACCACAGCAATCCCCTGCTCAACCCTTTACACTTCCCATCCACTGCCACCTGAACAGGGTGACCAACGCACCTCAGACCTGGTCAAACTCTTTACACTGTGGTGCaattgtgacaaaaaaaaaaaaaaaacatggacagccaccttttcctttctgcagccaCTCAGGGGACCTGGGACCTCCACTGAGCACTTAACTCTGCCAACTCCCTAAGGACCAAACTCAACAACCtaaaagaaaccacagaaacCTTCTAGGACAACGAGGAGCATGGATCAGAGACcacccagcaccctgcaggacAGATCACTCAGTGACTGGGGAAGGGTCCCCATCCCATGGCAGCACCgcaggctggcactgagggcacCACCACGTCAGCCTCTTGAAGCCACCCGAGGGTCCAAAAGTGCCCTTCATCAGGGGATGCCCCAGGGGACACTGCTCCTTCTGGTACACCCGGGGATGCAGCCCTTGACCTCGCAGTTTGCTGTGCAGCCACTCAGAGCTGAACTGAAGGGCACAGTCCAGCAGGCGCTCCAGATCTGAGAGAGCCAAGAGGGAGCCTGGTGTTAACGGGTGGATCCTGGCCAGGTACAAGATCTCGTTCTTGATGATGTTCCCTGGAAGGGGTCAGAAACAAGGAGACAGCAAGGATATTTCTAATCAAGGTAATGCCGGCTGCTGGCTCTAACTTGTCTAACTTGTGACTTCTGCCTCAAGGATCACAGCCAGCAACACCACTCCCTGTACCAAAGGTGACATCCAAAGAGTAGACTTAGATCTGGGACTGGACTGGAAGAGGTTCTCTTCCTTCTACTGTTGTTACAGACCATGAAGATCAACCAGAAGCTCTTCAACTAAGGAGAAAACTGCCCAGACATGCACTTCTGCATCTGTAGACATCCCACCCACCTTCCTCCATTTCTCCTTCTGCCCCTATTCCCTGGAACTCACCCAGccctgaaaaatatctttggtCTAGGAGGGTGTTGCAGATGGGATCAGGTGCACAGAGGGCACGCAGCGCCCGGTCTCGGTGGAATTCCACAGCCAGGATGTCAGAAGCAGGATCAGCCCTGGGAGAGGAACACCAGAGCATCCGGCAGTTGTAGAAAACAAGGAAGCCTCCGCTCTCAAAGTGCAGAACCAGCCTGGGAGAAGCACAGAAGTTGGAGTCTCTCATCAGAAACATCTCTGAACTACTTGTTATGCTCTGCAGCTGGCCACTGTCTCAAGGCAAGGTGGCATCTTTAACAACTGCAGCCATGAAGCTTGGTGGTGAACCCACACAGCTGGtggaaagcttttccttctgctgccctgtgaCCCTGGTTGACAAAGCCTTCAGCAGGACAGTCCACAAATCAGACAAATGAATGTTAAAAGTAACACAAAAAACTGTGTCTAAAAATACTTGTATAGAAATAAAGTCATCattcaaaaaaatcacagaatcatagaatggtttgggttggaagagaacTCAAAGATCATCTTGGaccaccctctgccatgggcagggacaccttcccccaccccaggttgctccaagccctatccagcctggccttggacacttccagggcagtcacagcttctctgggaagctGTTCTCCCTTGCTCTGTACAATTCCAGTGGGATACAGGACACAAACCATGGCCATGTTTTCAATTCACTGCTGCCTTTTACAGCATCACTCCAGCCCATGATTCCAGGTGTATGACATGTTTATTATTTATCcaagacttttttaaaaacacctaACTGGGAGAAACTGGCATTTTTAGGGCATGATTCAGCCTGGCATCCTAAAAATTCTCTCTTCAAGATAAAAATCTTAGCAGAGCTGGTACTGTAATCCCCAGACAACTGCATCTTACAATTCCACTGTGGATTCTCTGGTTGAACACACCCCATATTCACTCATGCCTTAAAAATTATCAGCGAAAATCAAGGCTAAGAGCATTCCCACACAGATTTGGTttgggagaaaagaggaaatacCTGGGCACAGGATCCTTCCAGTCCCCCCTTTTATTGGCTCTGCTTGCCCTCGAGAACTCGTTTGCACGGACGCTGCCGAACATGCCAAAGTGGATGCGCAGCCAATTGCCCCGgccctctgctgcctctggggcTTCAGATCTTGAGTGCTgggcttcctgcagctcctcatcctGGGAAAGGGGATGTGGAAcaccagcctgtcctgctgtcccagggcaggacagcGTGCCCCACAAGCAGCCTCTCTTTGCAGCGCTGTTTCTTCTGCAGTTGGTCCAACAGGACCTTCAGCTGCCACAAATGCCAGGTACAAGTTCTTCCCATGAACCTGAGAAAAGAGGTGGGATGTGCTGATGATCCATAAAGGATCCTAGCATTCTAGAAAGACCTGGGTTTgaatggaccttaaagctcatctcattccaagcccccacccatgggcagggacaacctccactagaccaggttgctcagccCTCATCCAACCTGATTTtgcacacttccagggataAAACATCTGGCTGTTTCCACACAAATCACTTATTTTCTACAACCTCTATTAGAGGGCACATCAGCCCACCCTGAACATGGGATTCATCAGCATCCAAGccatccccagcagagctggggtcaTCCTTGCAGATTCCTTTCTTTGCCTGCCTGAAGCACAAGGTGTTTAGATGCCACTCAATTCTGAATCCCTCACAGGTATTCCCTTCAGGTGTTTGAAATTTGTCATCATCGCTTCTGATTCCTCTTCCCACTTTGTGCTGGGCACATTTGGTGCTTTTAATTTTGCTCCACACCTTTAATCAAAGGTGAGGCTGCACCAGGGTTTGGCCAGTCAGGTCCAAATTATCATCTGGAGGTGTCAGGCCAGTGAAGCCCCAACAGGACCGACCCAGTGTGACTTCTGACAAGTACCCACAGCACAGACATCTCAACTTAGCCAGGTGAAACCCTCAGGGAAACATTCACAGGTTCTGCACCTTCTGTCACCCAGGTGTGGGACAATGGTGATTTCTGCCCTCAGACTTGTCATGGATCTGTAAATTCAACTCACCTGGGAGTCCTGGAGCCTCAGGGCATTCAGGTCATTCACACTGAGCTTCCGGCTGCTTCCCCCCACTTTGGCCACCACTTGTCCCACAAAAGGGGAGGTCAGCAGCTGGAACTTCCTCACTGAAGGGCCCTCTggcatctccagcagctgcagagggattaGCAGGTCCTTGTCACACTCTGCCCTAGACTTGAAGGGAAgcagaaatacacaaaatattCTCCTAGTTTTCCTCCTTAAGTTCCTGTGGCAAAATCCATGAAGATAAATAGGACCAGGGAGGTGGAGGAGTTTCCATCCTAGCAGATCTATATAATTTAATCCAACACAGCCCTGAATAACATACTCCAATGGCAGTTTTCATGCTACAAGTGGGAATTTGGCCTGGGGAATCTCCCAAAGTCCCTTTTttcctggggcagtgggaggttTCCCTGCCCACATCACTGGGGTTGGAAGTAGATGATCGTTAAGTTCCCTTCAACCCATTCCATTCTGTAATTTTATGATTAGTGACCCATCTTTTTCCCTATACACCATGGGGAGTGCTGCTCCCATGCAAAGATCAGCCCTGGAATTAGAACATCCCCACCCCTGGCTTTACCCACGGCTTGCCCCACTGACTGCAATGGCATGGAACCAGTTGGGGAGCATTCCTGCACTCTGCTAAGAGTATCTGGGAGCAGAAGGCTCTGGGTGAGGGGGAGATGAGGCAGCaccatcctgcagctccttccaggaAGTCACACCAATACATAAGAGTTATTTCTGGCATGAAGCCCCAGTTACTTGCAGTTCTTCTGAGGactcctgctggctgtgggtgtACAAGGAAAGCTCAGCTTGGCTTTCATCCCACAGTGCCAGTTCTCCCTGCACACTAATCCCAGGGACCAACACTGATCAGAGGCTCAGCTTCAAGCTCCACAGCACTCAGTACAGGGCTCTGAGgcacctggcacagctctgagacAGATTGATGAGAAAATCAACAGCAACCCTAGGGCTCCCCACCAGAAGAGCCATTCCCATCTCATGCCAGccattcctgtgctgcagcacaaaccaaATCTCTTTTGGAAGGGCTCAAGGCGAAAACATGTTAGGGAACATTAATGTCTTAGATCCAGGTACAGATATTAAGTGGTCATCAAAACTAGATTTAGCAAGGGTAAAAGACTGTGCTTTAGTCCTCTGTCTTCAAGGGCATGTAATGATTATTCACAGGCCTGCTCCAATTTTATCCAAAAAATCTGCATATTATGTTGATCAAGAGACAGCTAAAGAGATGCTTCTGCTACCAAAGGCACCAGCAGCAGTTTGGATCCCTGGAAACAGCTGGGCACAAGGAGTCTGTCCTGACTATCCAGGCACTGGCTTCGTGTCAAGCAGCACAGATTGAGCACCAGGACAGCCCTGTGAGCCCAGAGCTCACATCCCAGTTCATCACCTGCAGAACTCTGACTGCTGCTAAGTCAGTTCTCATCAGCTTCTTGTGAGAGATTGGAAGTACTGGGAGCTCTGTAAGGTATTAATGTTCACACTGCCCCAGCTGTAGCCTGACAGCAAAGGAACACTCCTCCTCAAGAGGAAAGACTGCCCTGTTCCCCACCATACGAGAACCACCAGCATCTGCCATCCTTATCCCATGGACCTGATTCCCTTATCTCCATGTACCTccttatttcacatttttactCTAGATCCACTTCAGTCTCATCCAAAGCACTCCCCCCTccaaggaagaagaggaggaaaaccatccccagccctctgcagggCACAACACCCATCTCACCATGAGCATGATACCTGAGCTGGTGCCTCTGCAGGTCTGGGGCAGGGAGCCAGGTCTCCAGGACAAACCCTCCCCCTGTATGGGCTCATTCCCAGTCCTTGTGCCCAGACAAAGGCCCAACACCCACAGCAGAACAGAGCAAGGACGAGGCTCATGCTGctcaccccagctctgcctgcacccaGGGATTGCAGGAAGGCTCCCTGTGACCTCACACCCCTGGGCAAGGCTCCTGCAGGGACTTCAAGGCACAGCTCTGACCCTCCACATGCAGTCAGGGGGGTGCAGAGCTCTCCATCTTCTCACATTCAGCCAAGCATCAATTTGCAGCCATCCTCAGAAAACAGACATTGATTTCCCACCCCATTCTCACCCACATCATCCCAGGGCAGTGAAGGCACCCACTGCTTTTCCCCCAAGCCCCACATTCCTGCATCCAGCTCTCATCCACTGCTCTCCCCAGGCCCACCCTGTGCATCCATTtggggagcaggctgggcagccTTCCCTCCCTACTTCATTACCTCTCATCTACTCCTCAcagcccttcctctgcctccaccCACCCTCAACTGGACTGAACAAAGCCAAACCCCTTCCACCCACCTCTTTTTATAAGGGAGGAAgatcctccctcccctccccttcccaaaaaGCAGGGGAGCTCCCCAGTtggctgctgggggagggaTGGGCGGTTCCAGGTGCTGATCTCACTCGCCCCACCAGCTGTACCGGTTTGGAAACTGGTTGCACTGGGGAGGAAGCTGGGCAGTACCTGGCAGGGTGATtgggtgctcagagcagggctgtgcccctgcagagTGGGAGGTGGCtgagcacattttaaaaacaagtgattggcgtttttcgCAGCGCAGCCCTGGCTGACAGCCTGGTTTCAGCTCCAGGCTGTTGTCTCTGAGTTCAGCTGGAAGCACTCAGGCTGAACAAGGCCTACCGAGTAAAACTCAGTGAGAAGACCAAAAAACTAAGTCATGATGGTTTTTAAGTGCCCCCAAGggcttttcccctctctgctgtgttcaggggtttttcctcatttatattaaaatcacagtcacagactggtttgggttagaagagaccttagagatcatccagttccacctctctgccatgggcagggagacctgctacaccaggttgctccaagcactgtccagcctggctttgagtTGCTTCAAACTGGGTCTGTCACCTCTGAGTTTTTCATCCTGTGTTGGCCATCCCAAATCCTACATAAAGAagggggctgtgtgtggctcAACATTGATTTTCCTGCAATGACTCATTGCTTGGGAATTCCCAGGCAATTAATTTACCAAAGATTTTGGTTCTCATTTATAAcctaatatttattaaataggAATTTTAtataggacaaggagtaatgggtGCAAGTTGAAGGAGGGgaaatttagattagatattaggaagaaattattaacTTTGAGGGTGGTCAGAAATTAACTTTGAGACACGGGAACAGGTTGCCAAAGGtggttgtggctgccccatccctggaagtgtcaaAGGCCAGGTTCAATAAGGCCTTGAACTAGactggtctagtggaagttgtccctgctcatggcagggggtgggacttggtgagctttaaggttccttccaacacCTTCACATTCTATGATTTGGGAAAACATTTCCACTGTGAGGGTGGTCAGACACTGAACAGGAACCCAGAGAGCTGGTGAGATTTCCATCTTGGAATATGTTCAAAACTTGGCTGAACAGagctctgagaaacctgatcTCATCTTTTCTGACTTTAAATTCCCTGTAGTTTTTTCATTGTGATCTCTCTGAGACAGGACCCACTTCACCATTTCTTCTCCAGGTGCATTTCatgttttcagtatttcatttaCCCCCTGCCCTCTCCAAGAAGCCTGCGAGGGTAGACAGAATCAAGCAGAAACCTTCTGGTTTTATTAtcattgttttatttccattagTTCTAAAGGTGTAGAAGTTACGTGGATTGGTAGCCATACTACTTCATAATAgatatttttttacatctttaaaTAATTACAGCTTGTTCAGTTGGTTGGTTTCCCTCTCCCCCTTACAAAGAAGTGTCTGTTTCCATGAGACCTTCCCAGATGACCTGGGAAGCTTCAAACTTTATacatggggagaaaaaaaaaaaggcaaaacaaaacaccacccCTGACATAGTCACAGCTTCAATGTCACATTGAGAGTTGTTGATTGGTTTTAAAGCTCCCTTGCAATATTCCTGAGCTCCTCCTGATTGCACCCTCTCCATCCAAGCCCATAAGATTGCAAGTGATCTGTGCATCTTGTCTGATCAATTTACAAAGAATAACTGAAGTGAATCAAGATAATGCACTTCCACAAAGAGCAAAGACATTTAGAAGTGGTTAAATGACCTTTCTTGGCTCCCTTGTCCTGGTTCTCATCTGCCCATCTCAATTTGGTGGCCACTGGGCCAGTGCCAAGGTCTGGTTTGACACACCCAAACCTTGTGCTGTAAACCATTCAGCATCAAAATTTTCCTGATTATGGGTGATCTCAAGTGGAACAAATCCCacaaatgcagttttaaatGTGCTGAGGTGTTTTGCAGGAGTGGGCCCTTCCCTCTTGCTCCTCAGAGAAGGGATAGTTCTTGGTCCTGTATTTGTGTAGGACCTGGTATGGGTCTCATGAGGTTCTCCAGCAATAAAAGCAGTAATAAAACCAATAATTACTTTGCCTTAATGGGTCTCTAATAATTGTATCTTAATTCATTACCAAAGCAGGCTTTAACTGCCTCCCCCATcacaggcagggaagcagagctcaggTGGAACCTGTAATTTTGTAATTGCTCCTTTTGCTGGAAGGAGCCGAGTGAACTGACAGTGGCAGCACTTAAATCCTCCTGTCCTGTGAGTATCCCTTGGCCTGTCACCTCTGGAGTTTGTCATCCTGCATTTGCCACCCCTGCAAGACATGGCTCTGAGTGATTCCTGGGCTTGGAAACCACATTCAGCCTCCCACAATGACTCCTTACATGGGAATCCCCAAATGTGAGTCATTAATTTGCCAGTGATTCTTGGGGAAACATTTCCAGCATGAGAGCAGTCAAACACTAGAACAGGAACCCAGAGGGCTGCTGGGATTTCCATCCTTGGGAATATTCAAAAGTTGCCTGAACAAGGCCTTGAGAGACCTGATCTCATCCCTTGTGAGttaaattattctgtaatttGATCATCAGAAGCCCTGAAGAAGGGGACCCATCAATTATGGTGTGTTTGTACCCCACCTGAAATGCTGATGCTCATCTGAGATCAGTCTCTCACCATCCTGATACCAGCACTGGcctgaaaaagacaaaatctcCTGGGCCAACAGCAGCTCTACAACAGTTTTGGGTGATTGAAAAGAACCACAGAACCTGGTGTATCTGAACTTCTGCTTCTGGTGCAGAAAGAGGGACAAAAGAGCTAATTTCTACCCCTAAAGAGTTGTCCTCTACCCCTAGAGCTGTCCTCCAGAGTTTCACCTTTTGAAATCAGATACCTTGTTCTGTTATCAGGGACTTGTAAATGCTTCTCACCCTgtttcaagaatttttttcaggctttgaGGAAGGCTAAAATCCAGTTAATAAATCCCTACCAAGGGGACATAAGGCAGATAtgttctgctgggtttttttccttctggcatTATAAGCAGAGTTCTTTCTGGCATCTCTGAGTGGGTTTtaagggcaggagaaaaattctACTGGGGAATTTGGCtttgagggaaggaggaggagcacagcaatagggaaaggaagggagaacCAATGTGAGCCTCCAGATGGAAGGAGAAATAGGGCTGTGGTTGGTCTGGACTTTTAGTCCTTATCAGGAGGCTCCACTCCCTCTTGGGGCTTTCCAGGTTAGTTGGATCTCAAAAGTTGGCATGAGCCATGTGGCATGAGGTGCAGGCTGCTGTGTTATGGCCAGGAATTCACAGCCAGATCCCAGGAGAGCTCAACTGCCATTTACAAAGGGATTTACTTGAGGAGGAGTTTGGCTGAAGATCTTCCTGCCAATGGAGAAACACCTTTGTGTTTTCACctcaaattcattttttttcagggctATTTCTGGCCTCTTCTCTACAGCCTAGCAGGTCtgaacaaaatcacagaatttaatttctttatattcATGTTTCATGAATGTCTTCCCCTCATCTGTAATTAGCACTAATGAGGCTAAACACTGCATTAGCTCCACAAAACAGTGGGAACTGGTGCAAACACCACCTAGCTGTTCCCATGGCACCCTTGCCATGGTGCGTTTCCCTAGGGAGTGTGGAGGCTCTGTCACCTCAACAAAACCCTGCAAATCTGATCTATGGAGAGAACAGGAAATGTGGGAGGGTTCAGGACTCTCCAGTCATGACCAGTCCAGTTGAATCCTTCTCCTTAGAGAAGCTTTTACACCATAGGGAGGAAAAGGGTGAGTTGAAGCAAAGACAACACAATGCCATTCTTTTGCTCCAAACCTGTCCGTGGCTCTCCTCTTCACCAAGTCACGTGCCTTAGTTTGTGTGGAAGAACACTCCTTGTGGGAGTGTTAAACagtgggaggcagagggaggcaCATTTGGGAGGGTTACACAGTCCCCCTTAGAGATTTTTCACTTGTTAGTTCTGTACTTGAGTTCTGGatgcagggaggaaaagagaggagctgggaaggcaAGAAGGGTAACAGAGCTTGGGAGCAGACAGAAACCAGAGTGAAGAATCTTGCAGGATGAGGTCTCCCAGGAACTCTCTGCATGGACAAGCAAAG of the Camarhynchus parvulus chromosome 3, STF_HiC, whole genome shotgun sequence genome contains:
- the NEIL2 gene encoding LOW QUALITY PROTEIN: endonuclease 8-like 2 (The sequence of the model RefSeq protein was modified relative to this genomic sequence to represent the inferred CDS: inserted 1 base in 1 codon), giving the protein MPEGPSVRKFQLLTSPFVGQVVAKVGGSSRKLSVNDLNALRLQDSQVHGKNLYLAFVAAEGPVGPTAEETALQREAACGARCPALGQQDRLXVPHPLSQDEELQEAQHSRSEAPEAAEGRGNWLRIHFGMFGSVRANEFSRASRANKRGDWKDPVPRLVLHFESGGFLVFYNCRMLWCSSPRADPASDILAVEFHRDRALRALCAPDPICNTLLDQRYFSGLGNIIKNEILYLARIHPLTPGSLLALSDLERLLDCALQFSSEWLHSKLRGQGLHPRVYQKEQCPLGHPLMKGTFGPSGGFKRLTWWCPQCQPAVLPWDGDPSPVTE